One segment of Coffea arabica cultivar ET-39 chromosome 7c, Coffea Arabica ET-39 HiFi, whole genome shotgun sequence DNA contains the following:
- the LOC113700035 gene encoding germin-like protein subfamily 1 member 7, which produces MAAAGFLVTLAIFLVSSSSISNAFDNDPLQDFCVAVPDASAAVFVNGKICKNPKLVTTDDFVASGFNTPASTNNSLGFGVKVADVNLIPGLNTLGLTVLRVDFEPDGVVPPHTHPRATEAIVVLEGTIYAGFVTSNPTDNTKNKLFAKILKPGDVFVFPIGLVHFQRNVGKTKGMAIVAFNSQNPGVITIGNAVFGSEPHIAPEVLTKSFQVDEKVIEYLESKF; this is translated from the exons ATGGCGGCTGCCGGCTTCTTGGTGACTCTTGctatttttttggtttcatcATCATCAATTTCGAATGCTTTTGATAACGATCCTTTACAGGATTTCTGCGTTGCTGTGCCGGATGCATCAGCAGCTG TTTTTGTGAATGGAAAGATCTGCAAGAACCCAAAACTGGTAACAACTGACGATTTCGTGGCTAGTGGTTTTAACACTCCGGCGAGTACCAACAATTCCTTGGGATTTGGGGTAAAAGTGGCTGATGTTAATCTAATACCCGGCCTTAACACTCTTGGTCTAACTGTACTTCGTGTTGACTTTGAGCCAGATGGTGTCGTACCTCCTCACACGCATCCTCGTGCTACTGAGGCCATTGTGGTGTTGGAGGGTACAATCTATGCTGGTTTTGTCACCTCCAATCCAACTGATAACACGAAAAATAAGTTGTTCGCTAAGATTTTGAAGCCTGGAGATGTCTTTGTCTTCCCAATTGGCCTAGTTCATTTTCAACGAAATGTGGGGAAAACAAAGGGTATGGCAATTGTGGCTTTTAATAGCCAGAATCCTGGTGTCATCACAATCGGAAACGCAGTTTTTGGGTCAGAGCCGCACATTGCCCCTGAAGTCCTCACTAAATCATTTCAGGTAGACGAGAAAGTAATTGAGTACCTCGAGTCAAAGTTCTAA